One window from the genome of Mycolicibacterium gadium encodes:
- a CDS encoding MogA/MoaB family molybdenum cofactor biosynthesis protein has protein sequence MRVAAPPSLPGYTVGVMEQPGELVGRALVVVVDDRTAHGDEEDHSGPLVTELLGEAGFVVDGVVVVAADEVEIRNALNTAVIGGVDLVVSVGGTGVTPRDVTPEATVDLLDRELLGIAEALRASGLSAGVADAGLSRGLAGISGSTLVVNLAGSRAAVRDGMATLTPLAVQIIGQLSSLEI, from the coding sequence CTGAGAGTGGCTGCGCCGCCGTCGCTGCCCGGATATACGGTTGGCGTCATGGAACAGCCAGGGGAGTTGGTGGGCCGAGCTTTGGTCGTCGTGGTGGACGACCGCACAGCGCATGGTGACGAGGAGGACCACAGCGGTCCGCTGGTCACCGAATTATTAGGTGAAGCGGGCTTCGTCGTGGATGGCGTGGTCGTGGTGGCTGCCGATGAGGTCGAGATCCGTAACGCGCTGAACACCGCGGTCATCGGTGGAGTGGACCTGGTGGTGTCGGTCGGTGGGACCGGTGTCACGCCGCGTGACGTCACCCCCGAGGCGACGGTCGATCTGCTCGACCGGGAGCTGCTGGGTATCGCGGAGGCACTGCGGGCGTCCGGGTTGTCCGCCGGCGTCGCCGACGCCGGACTGTCACGCGGCCTGGCAGGAATCTCGGGGAGCACGCTGGTCGTGAACCTGGCCGGATCTCGTGCCGCGGTGCGCGATGGTATGGCGACCCTTACTCCGCTGGCTGTTCAGATCATTGGACAGCTGTCGAGTCTCGAGATTTAA
- a CDS encoding S1C family serine protease, whose translation MTNHPRYSPPPPPGRRPEPAAAGYPGAQRPDPYQQQPYDWRYQTQQQQPFRAPYDPYSGAPQPATARFPHPPLPVQQAQKRSRAGSLIAGAIAVAVVSAGVGGGVALLAQSERPAATSTINGAAPGQPVASLPAGTVEQVAAKVVPSVVKLEVDLGRQSEEGSGIILSQDGLILTNNHVVSAAAQDRPGGPGGPAAPTGGGGAQTKVTFADGRSAPFTVLGTDPSSDIAVVRAQGVTGLTPITVGSSANLRVGQDVVAIGSPLGLEGTVTTGIISALNRPVAAGGDIRNQNTVLDAVQTDAAINPGNSGGALVNMNGELVGVNSAIATLGGDADGAAQGGSIGLGFAIPVDQAKRIADELIENGTASHASLGVQVGNDATVDGARIVEVTGGGAAAAAGLPSGVVVTKVDDRVINSADALVAAVRSRAPGDKLTLTYLDTAGKPQTVEVTLGKAQQ comes from the coding sequence ATGACCAACCATCCGAGGTATTCGCCGCCACCGCCACCGGGTCGTCGCCCCGAGCCCGCGGCCGCCGGATACCCCGGTGCGCAGCGGCCCGATCCGTACCAGCAGCAGCCGTATGACTGGCGGTACCAGACGCAACAGCAACAGCCTTTTCGCGCCCCTTACGATCCGTACAGTGGTGCGCCGCAGCCGGCGACGGCGCGGTTTCCCCACCCGCCCCTTCCGGTGCAGCAGGCCCAGAAGCGTTCTCGCGCAGGCTCTTTGATCGCCGGCGCCATCGCCGTCGCCGTCGTGTCCGCCGGTGTGGGCGGGGGAGTGGCATTGCTGGCGCAGTCCGAGCGGCCCGCGGCGACGTCGACCATCAACGGCGCCGCTCCCGGGCAGCCCGTCGCCAGCCTGCCCGCCGGCACGGTCGAACAGGTCGCTGCCAAGGTGGTGCCCAGCGTGGTGAAGCTCGAGGTGGACCTTGGCAGGCAATCCGAGGAGGGCTCCGGGATCATCCTGTCGCAGGACGGCCTCATCCTGACCAACAACCACGTCGTCAGTGCGGCGGCACAAGACCGGCCGGGCGGCCCCGGCGGTCCGGCGGCACCCACGGGTGGCGGCGGCGCGCAGACCAAGGTGACGTTCGCCGACGGCCGCAGCGCACCGTTCACGGTGCTCGGAACCGACCCCAGCAGCGACATCGCGGTGGTGCGCGCCCAGGGAGTGACGGGTCTGACGCCGATCACCGTCGGCTCGTCGGCCAACCTGCGCGTCGGCCAGGACGTCGTGGCGATCGGTTCGCCGCTCGGGCTCGAGGGCACGGTGACCACCGGCATCATCAGCGCGTTGAACCGGCCTGTCGCCGCCGGTGGTGACATCCGCAACCAGAACACGGTGCTGGATGCGGTGCAGACCGACGCCGCCATCAACCCCGGTAACTCCGGGGGTGCGCTGGTCAACATGAATGGCGAGTTGGTCGGCGTCAACTCGGCCATCGCCACATTGGGCGGCGACGCCGATGGCGCGGCGCAGGGCGGTTCGATCGGGCTTGGCTTCGCCATCCCGGTCGACCAGGCCAAGCGCATCGCCGACGAGCTGATCGAGAACGGCACCGCCTCGCACGCCTCGCTGGGTGTCCAGGTCGGTAACGACGCGACGGTCGACGGTGCCCGCATCGTCGAGGTGACCGGCGGCGGCGCCGCGGCCGCCGCGGGCCTACCCAGTGGTGTCGTCGTGACCAAGGTCGACGACCGGGTGATCAACAGCGCCGATGCGCTGGTCGCGGCGGTGCGATCCAGGGCGCCCGGCGACAAGCTGACGCTCACGTACCTCGATACCGCCGGCAAACCGCAGACCGTGGAAGTCACGCTCGGCAAGGCCCAGCAGTGA
- a CDS encoding HAMP domain-containing sensor histidine kinase, whose product MSARTSSPRPGPYPQAAQSTASSLSLRWRVMLLAMSMVAMVVVLMAVAVYAVVSRALYDDMDNQLHSRASLLIESGSLTTDPGKAIEGTAYSDVNAMLVNPGRSIFTANQQGQTLPLGDPEKAVIRGDLWMSKRSVNQQRVLALHLSNGSTLLISKSLVPTDKLLKRLGTVLLIVGGVGVVVAAMAGGAVARAGLRPVARLTSAAERVARTDDLRPIPVYGSDELARLTEAFNMMLRALAESRERQARLVTDAGHELRTPLTSLRTNVELLMASMAPGAPRLPEEEMAGLREDVIAQIEELSTLVGDLVDLTRDEAGVVIHEPVDMTEVVDRSLERVRRRRNDIQFDVHLVPWQVYGDGVGLGRAVLNVLDNAAKWSPPGGRVGVRLSQVDSMHAELVITDQGPGIPPQERRFVFERFFRSTSARAMPGSGLGLAIVKQVVLKHGGSLRVEYAVPGGQPPGTAIHMVLPGRPIPGESARHAVAGVDLPVVSVDND is encoded by the coding sequence ATGTCAGCTCGAACCTCCTCGCCTCGTCCCGGGCCATATCCACAGGCGGCGCAGTCGACGGCCAGTTCGTTGTCGCTGCGCTGGCGGGTGATGCTGCTCGCGATGTCGATGGTGGCGATGGTGGTGGTCTTGATGGCCGTCGCCGTGTACGCCGTCGTCTCACGCGCGCTCTACGACGATATGGACAACCAGCTGCACAGCCGTGCCAGCCTGCTGATCGAAAGCGGCTCGCTGACCACCGATCCCGGTAAGGCGATCGAGGGCACCGCGTACTCCGACGTGAACGCGATGCTGGTCAATCCCGGCCGCTCGATCTTCACTGCGAACCAGCAGGGGCAGACGCTGCCACTCGGTGATCCCGAGAAGGCCGTCATCCGTGGCGACCTGTGGATGTCGAAGCGATCGGTCAACCAACAGCGGGTGCTGGCCCTACATCTGTCCAACGGCAGTACATTGCTGATCTCCAAGAGCCTGGTGCCGACCGACAAGCTGCTCAAGCGGTTGGGCACCGTGCTGCTCATCGTCGGCGGGGTCGGCGTGGTGGTGGCCGCGATGGCAGGCGGTGCCGTCGCCCGCGCGGGGCTGAGGCCGGTGGCGCGGCTCACATCGGCGGCGGAGCGCGTTGCGCGCACCGACGATCTGAGGCCGATTCCGGTATACGGCAGTGACGAACTCGCCCGTCTCACCGAGGCTTTCAACATGATGCTTCGTGCCTTGGCCGAATCGCGTGAGCGGCAAGCACGGCTGGTCACCGACGCCGGCCACGAACTGCGCACCCCGCTGACGTCGTTGCGCACCAACGTCGAACTGCTGATGGCATCGATGGCCCCGGGGGCTCCGCGGCTGCCCGAGGAGGAGATGGCGGGCCTGCGCGAAGACGTCATCGCCCAGATCGAAGAGCTGTCCACCCTCGTCGGCGATCTGGTCGACCTTACCCGCGACGAAGCCGGTGTCGTCATCCACGAGCCCGTCGACATGACCGAGGTCGTCGACCGCTCACTGGAGCGAGTTCGCCGCCGCCGCAACGACATTCAGTTCGATGTGCACCTGGTGCCGTGGCAGGTCTACGGCGACGGCGTCGGCCTGGGGCGCGCGGTGCTCAACGTGCTCGACAACGCCGCCAAATGGAGCCCGCCCGGCGGACGGGTCGGTGTGCGGTTGTCACAGGTCGACTCGATGCATGCCGAATTGGTGATCACCGATCAGGGTCCCGGTATCCCGCCGCAGGAACGGCGGTTCGTGTTCGAGCGGTTCTTCCGCTCGACCTCCGCACGTGCGATGCCGGGATCGGGTCTGGGTCTGGCGATCGTGAAACAGGTTGTGCTCAAACATGGCGGCTCGCTGCGCGTCGAGTACGCCGTGCCGGGAGGGCAGCCGCCGGGCACCGCGATACACATGGTGCTGCCGGGCAGACCGATACCCGGTGAGTCCGCGCGACACGCGGTCGCAGGCGTGGACTTGCCCGTGGTCAGCGTTGACAATGATTAG
- a CDS encoding response regulator transcription factor has protein sequence MRILVVDDDRAVRESLRRSLSFNGYSVELAQDGLEALDLIASDRPDAVVLDVMMPRLDGLEVCRQLRSTGDDLPILVLTARDSVSERVAGLDAGADDYLPKPFALEELLARMRALLRRTSPDEGTDTPAMTFSDLSLDPVTREVTRGERSISLTRTEFALLEMLIANPRRVLTRSRILEEVWGFDFPTSGNALEVYVGYLRRKTEAEGEPRLIHTVRGVGYVLRETPP, from the coding sequence GTGCGAATACTTGTCGTCGACGATGACCGCGCTGTGCGCGAATCGCTGCGTCGATCGCTCTCCTTCAATGGTTACTCCGTCGAGCTGGCGCAAGACGGTCTCGAAGCTCTCGATCTGATCGCCAGCGATCGGCCGGATGCCGTCGTGCTGGACGTGATGATGCCGCGGCTGGACGGCCTCGAGGTGTGCCGTCAGCTCCGCAGCACCGGCGACGACCTGCCGATACTCGTGCTGACCGCGCGAGACTCGGTCTCCGAACGTGTCGCCGGCCTGGACGCGGGCGCCGACGACTATCTCCCGAAGCCGTTCGCGCTGGAGGAACTGCTCGCCCGCATGCGCGCCTTGCTGCGGCGCACCTCGCCCGATGAGGGCACGGATACACCGGCGATGACGTTCTCCGACCTGTCGCTGGATCCGGTCACTCGCGAGGTCACCCGCGGTGAACGCTCGATCAGCCTGACGCGCACCGAGTTCGCGCTGCTCGAGATGCTCATCGCGAACCCGCGGCGGGTACTCACCCGCAGCCGCATACTGGAAGAGGTGTGGGGTTTCGACTTCCCGACCTCGGGCAACGCCCTCGAGGTGTACGTCGGCTACCTCCGCCGTAAGACCGAGGCCGAAGGAGAGCCGCGACTGATCCACACCGTGCGCGGGGTGGGTTATGTGTTGCGCGAGACACCTCCCTGA
- the rpmF gene encoding 50S ribosomal protein L32: MAVPKRRMSRANTRSRRSQWKAKRTELVGVTVAGQQHKVPRRLLKAARLGLIDLDRR; this comes from the coding sequence ATGGCTGTCCCAAAGCGGAGGATGTCGCGCGCGAACACCCGTAGCCGGCGTTCGCAGTGGAAGGCCAAGCGCACCGAGCTCGTCGGCGTGACGGTTGCTGGTCAGCAGCACAAGGTGCCGCGGCGCCTGCTCAAGGCTGCGCGCCTCGGCCTCATCGATCTCGACCGCCGCTGA
- a CDS encoding acyclic terpene utilization AtuA family protein — MTPAVRIGNHSGFYGDRLAAMREMLTGGELDYLTGDYLAELTMLILARDRAKSPDRGYAKTFLIQLEECLGTALDRGVRIVANAGGLNPAGLAQAVRGLADRLGLRVRVAHVEGDDLLPRAEELGFQGAPLAANAYLGAWGIVDCLNSGADVVVTGRVTDASVIVGPAAAHHGWDRTDYDRLAGAIAAGHVIECGAQATGGNYSFFTEIADLTHPGFPLAEIHSDGSSVITKHPGTGGAVTVDTVTAQLLYEITGARYANPDATLRVDTIELGDDGPDRVRISGVTGEAPPPTLKVSLNSIGGFRNEMTLVLTGLDIEAKAALVRSQLESALAVKPAEMQWTLARTDHADADTEEAASALLRCVVRDPDPANVGRQFSSAAVELALSSYPGFTSTAPPGDGQIFGIFRPAFVPATEVAHVAVHADGSRTDIPAASATRELADVPTPALPEPFPDGDTRRVPLGRIAGARSGDKGGSANVGLWVRRDDHWRWLAHTLTIDKLRELLPETADLEVTRHLLPQLRAINFVIEGILGQGVAYQARFDPQAKGLGEWLRSRTIDMPVEFCREIPEETA, encoded by the coding sequence GTGACACCTGCGGTCCGCATCGGAAATCACTCCGGTTTCTACGGTGACCGTCTCGCGGCCATGCGGGAGATGCTCACCGGCGGTGAGCTGGACTACCTCACCGGCGACTACCTCGCCGAACTCACCATGCTGATCCTGGCGCGCGACCGCGCCAAGTCGCCCGACCGCGGCTACGCGAAGACCTTTCTGATCCAGCTCGAGGAGTGCCTCGGCACCGCGCTGGATCGCGGCGTGCGGATCGTCGCGAACGCTGGCGGCCTCAACCCGGCCGGTTTGGCACAGGCGGTGCGCGGTCTGGCGGACCGTCTCGGGCTGCGCGTGCGGGTGGCCCACGTCGAGGGCGACGATCTGCTGCCACGGGCCGAGGAGTTGGGCTTTCAAGGCGCACCGTTGGCGGCCAATGCGTATCTCGGCGCGTGGGGCATCGTCGACTGCCTGAACTCCGGCGCGGACGTCGTCGTCACCGGTCGCGTCACCGACGCGTCGGTCATCGTCGGGCCGGCCGCCGCGCATCACGGATGGGATCGCACCGATTACGACCGGCTCGCGGGCGCGATCGCCGCGGGCCACGTCATCGAGTGTGGCGCGCAGGCCACCGGCGGCAACTACTCGTTCTTCACCGAGATAGCCGATCTCACGCATCCGGGCTTTCCGCTCGCCGAAATCCACTCCGACGGCTCGTCGGTCATCACCAAACACCCGGGCACCGGCGGAGCGGTCACCGTCGACACCGTCACCGCACAACTGCTCTACGAGATCACCGGGGCGCGATACGCCAATCCCGATGCGACGCTGCGCGTCGACACCATCGAACTCGGCGACGACGGGCCGGACCGCGTTCGCATCAGCGGGGTGACGGGCGAAGCACCGCCTCCGACGTTGAAGGTCTCGCTCAACAGCATCGGCGGATTCCGCAACGAGATGACGCTGGTGCTCACCGGATTGGACATCGAGGCCAAGGCCGCGTTGGTACGCAGCCAGCTCGAGAGCGCCTTGGCGGTCAAGCCCGCCGAGATGCAGTGGACGCTGGCGCGCACCGATCACGCCGACGCCGACACCGAGGAAGCCGCCAGTGCATTGCTGCGATGCGTGGTGCGCGACCCCGATCCCGCCAACGTCGGGCGTCAATTCTCCTCGGCGGCTGTCGAACTCGCGTTGTCGAGCTATCCAGGTTTCACCAGCACCGCGCCACCGGGTGACGGTCAGATCTTCGGCATTTTCCGCCCCGCATTCGTGCCCGCCACCGAGGTCGCCCATGTCGCCGTGCACGCCGACGGCAGCCGCACCGACATTCCCGCCGCCTCGGCGACCCGGGAACTGGCCGATGTCCCAACGCCGGCATTGCCCGAACCATTCCCCGACGGCGACACCCGACGCGTGCCGCTGGGACGGATTGCGGGCGCGCGCAGCGGCGACAAGGGCGGTAGCGCCAACGTCGGGTTGTGGGTACGGCGCGACGACCACTGGCGATGGCTGGCACACACCCTCACCATCGACAAGCTTCGCGAATTGCTGCCTGAGACAGCCGATCTGGAAGTCACCCGTCATCTGCTGCCGCAATTGCGGGCGATCAACTTCGTGATCGAGGGTATCCTCGGCCAGGGTGTGGCCTATCAGGCCCGCTTCGATCCACAGGCCAAGGGGCTGGGCGAGTGGCTGCGCAGCCGCACCATCGACATGCCTGTCGAGTTCTGTCGAGAAATACCCGAGGAAACCGCATGA
- a CDS encoding acyl-CoA dehydrogenase family protein has translation MSIWHTPEREQLRKTVRAFAEREILPNVDEWERSGDLPRDLHRKAGDAGLLGAGMPEAVGGGGGDGADAVVICEEMHYSGAPGGVFASLFTCGISVPHMIASGDERLIDTYVRPTLRGDLIGSLAITEPGGGSDVGHLTTRAELILHGDGPYYVINGAKTYITSGVRADYVVTAARTGGGGAAGVSLIVVDKKTPGFEVSRKLDKMGWRSSDTAELSYTDVRVPAANLIGGENTGFIQIAGAFVSERVGLAAQAYASAQRCLDLTVEWCRNRETFGRPLIARQSVQNTLAEMARRIDVARVYTRHIVERQLAGETNLITEVCFAKNTAVEAGEWVANQAVQLFGGMGYMSESEVERQYRDMRILGIGGGTTEILTGLAAKTLGFQS, from the coding sequence ATGAGCATCTGGCACACCCCGGAACGCGAACAACTTCGAAAGACGGTGCGGGCGTTCGCAGAACGCGAGATCCTGCCCAACGTCGACGAGTGGGAGCGCAGCGGCGACCTGCCCCGCGATCTGCACCGCAAGGCGGGCGATGCGGGCCTGCTGGGGGCAGGCATGCCCGAAGCCGTCGGCGGCGGCGGTGGCGACGGTGCGGACGCGGTGGTCATCTGCGAGGAGATGCACTACTCCGGCGCACCCGGCGGCGTGTTCGCCTCGCTGTTCACCTGCGGGATCTCGGTGCCGCACATGATCGCCTCCGGCGACGAGCGGTTGATCGACACCTACGTGCGGCCGACATTGCGCGGCGACCTGATCGGCAGCCTGGCCATCACCGAACCGGGCGGCGGTTCAGACGTCGGGCACCTGACCACGCGCGCTGAGTTGATTCTTCATGGCGATGGGCCGTATTACGTCATCAACGGCGCGAAGACCTACATCACCTCCGGTGTGCGGGCGGACTATGTGGTGACCGCGGCGCGCACGGGAGGCGGCGGCGCTGCCGGTGTTTCGCTGATCGTCGTCGACAAGAAGACACCCGGATTCGAGGTCAGCCGGAAACTGGACAAAATGGGCTGGCGGTCCAGCGACACCGCCGAGCTCTCCTACACAGATGTGCGGGTGCCCGCCGCCAACCTCATCGGCGGGGAGAACACCGGATTCATCCAAATCGCAGGCGCATTCGTCTCCGAACGCGTCGGGCTGGCCGCGCAGGCATACGCGAGCGCGCAGCGGTGCCTCGACCTGACCGTCGAGTGGTGCCGCAACCGCGAAACGTTCGGCAGGCCGCTGATCGCACGTCAATCCGTACAGAACACTCTCGCCGAAATGGCCCGGCGCATCGATGTGGCGCGGGTGTACACGCGCCACATCGTGGAACGGCAGCTTGCCGGCGAGACCAATCTGATCACCGAGGTGTGCTTCGCGAAGAACACCGCCGTCGAGGCCGGCGAGTGGGTGGCCAATCAGGCGGTCCAGTTGTTCGGTGGGATGGGATACATGAGCGAATCCGAAGTGGAGCGGCAGTACCGCGACATGCGCATCCTGGGCATCGGCGGCGGCACGACGGAGATTCTCACCGGCCTGGCCGCGAAAACCCTTGGGTTCCAGTCGTGA
- a CDS encoding acyl-CoA carboxylase subunit beta: MTALKSTIDRRSAAFSEAAEVMTAKLAELDAEHAKALAGGGEKYVRRHHDRGKMTARERIEMLLDPDSPFLELSPLAAWGSDFAVGASVVTGIGAIEGVECLIVSNDPTVKGGTSNPWTLKKILRANQIALQNRLPVVSLVESGGADLPTQKEIFIPGGQMFRDLTRLSAAGIPTIALVFGNSTAGGAYIPGMSDHVVMIKERSKVFLAGPPLVKMATGEESDDESLGGAEMHARTSGLGDYFAVDELDAIRIGRRIVARLNWRKQGPPPGPVTQPLFDPEELVGIVPADLRIPFDPRDVIARIVDGSDFDEFKPLYGGSLVTGWATLYGYPIGILANHRGVLFSEESQKATQFIQLANRADTPLLFLHNTTGYMVGRKYEEGGMIKHGSMMINAVSNSTVPHISLLIGASYGAGHYGMCGRAYDPRFLFAWPSSKSAVMGGTQLAGVLSIVSRAAAEARGQQVDEDADAALRGAVEAQIEAESLPMFLSGRLYDDGVIDPRDTRTVLGMCLSAIANGPIKGTSNFGVFRM, translated from the coding sequence GTGACCGCGCTGAAGTCGACCATCGACAGGAGGTCGGCGGCGTTCTCCGAGGCCGCGGAGGTCATGACCGCCAAGCTCGCCGAACTCGACGCCGAGCACGCCAAGGCGTTGGCCGGTGGCGGTGAAAAGTATGTCAGACGCCATCACGACCGCGGGAAGATGACCGCGCGCGAGCGCATCGAAATGCTGCTCGACCCCGATTCGCCGTTCCTGGAACTCAGCCCGCTGGCCGCATGGGGTAGCGACTTCGCGGTCGGGGCCAGCGTCGTGACGGGCATCGGCGCGATCGAGGGCGTGGAGTGCCTCATCGTGTCCAACGACCCAACGGTCAAGGGCGGCACCAGCAATCCGTGGACTCTGAAGAAGATCTTGCGCGCCAACCAGATCGCGCTGCAAAACCGGCTGCCGGTGGTGTCACTGGTGGAATCCGGCGGCGCCGATCTGCCGACGCAGAAGGAGATCTTCATACCCGGCGGTCAGATGTTCCGCGACCTCACCCGGCTCTCGGCGGCGGGGATCCCGACCATCGCGCTGGTGTTCGGCAACTCGACGGCCGGCGGTGCCTACATCCCCGGAATGTCCGACCACGTGGTGATGATCAAGGAGCGTTCCAAGGTCTTCCTGGCGGGACCGCCGCTGGTGAAGATGGCGACCGGCGAAGAATCTGACGACGAATCGCTCGGCGGCGCCGAGATGCACGCCCGCACTTCGGGACTCGGCGACTACTTCGCAGTCGACGAGCTCGACGCGATCCGCATCGGCCGTCGCATCGTGGCCAGGTTGAACTGGCGCAAGCAGGGCCCACCGCCGGGCCCGGTCACCCAGCCGCTGTTCGATCCGGAGGAGCTGGTCGGCATCGTCCCCGCAGATCTGCGGATTCCCTTCGATCCACGCGACGTCATCGCCCGCATCGTCGACGGCTCCGACTTCGACGAGTTCAAACCCCTCTACGGTGGCTCGCTGGTGACCGGCTGGGCCACCCTCTACGGCTATCCGATCGGCATCCTGGCCAACCACCGCGGGGTGCTGTTCTCCGAGGAGTCGCAGAAGGCCACCCAGTTCATCCAGCTGGCCAACCGTGCCGACACTCCACTGTTGTTCCTGCACAACACGACCGGCTACATGGTCGGCCGCAAGTACGAGGAGGGCGGGATGATCAAGCACGGCTCGATGATGATCAACGCCGTCTCCAATTCCACCGTGCCGCACATCTCCCTGCTGATCGGCGCCTCGTACGGCGCGGGCCACTACGGGATGTGCGGCCGCGCCTACGATCCCCGATTTCTGTTCGCGTGGCCCAGCTCCAAGTCCGCTGTCATGGGTGGCACGCAGCTGGCGGGCGTGCTGTCGATCGTCAGCCGCGCCGCCGCCGAGGCCCGCGGCCAGCAGGTCGACGAGGACGCCGACGCCGCCCTGCGGGGCGCTGTGGAAGCACAGATCGAGGCTGAGTCGCTGCCGATGTTCCTGTCCGGCCGGCTCTACGACGACGGGGTGATCGACCCGCGAGACACCCGCACAGTGTTGGGAATGTGCCTGTCCGCCATCGCGAATGGCCCGATCAAGGGGACGTCGAACTTCGGCGTCTTCCGGATGTGA
- a CDS encoding acetyl/propionyl/methylcrotonyl-CoA carboxylase subunit alpha — MITKILVANRGEIARRVFDTCRKLGIGTVAVYTDPDAASPHVAEADAQVRLEGTKGYLDAAQLIAAAQAAGADAIHPGYGFLSENAEFAAAVIDAGLTWIGPPVAAVAAMGSKIEAKKMMAAAGVPVLEELDPDTVTADQLPVLIKASAGGGGRGMRVVDELSSLPGQVEAARREAQSAFGDPTVFCERYLATGHHVEVQVMADQHGTVWAVGERECSIQRRHQKIIEEAPSPLVERTEGMRAKLFDAARLAAEAIGYAGAGTVEFMAGPDGPGAGSFYFLEMNTRLQVEHPVTEATTGLDLVELQLHVADGGRLDPEPPPSRGSSIEARLYAEDPAKNWQPQAGTVHRFEVPQTVRVDTGIQDGSQVSIFYDPMLAKVISYAPTRRQAAAVLADALSRTRLHGIRTNRDLLVNVLRHPAFLDGATDTAFFDTHGLDRLSAPLGDDRAAALSAVAAALADAAQNRDSATVFAATPSGWRNLASGFQTKSYGEAAGTEHVVRYRYTRNGVHLPDHDGVGVVSCAADRVVLSIAGVERAFDVARYGADVYVDSSLGPVHLAALPRFGDPDAALAQGSLLAPMPGSVLRIGAAVGDSVTAGQPLVWLEAMKMEHTVTSPGDGVLAELNVEVGQQVDVGTVLARVDNP, encoded by the coding sequence ATGATCACCAAAATCCTGGTTGCCAATCGCGGCGAGATCGCTCGCCGAGTGTTCGACACCTGCCGCAAGCTCGGCATCGGCACGGTGGCCGTATACACCGATCCCGACGCGGCGTCTCCGCACGTCGCCGAGGCGGACGCCCAGGTGCGACTGGAAGGCACCAAGGGCTACCTCGACGCGGCCCAGCTGATCGCCGCCGCACAGGCGGCCGGTGCCGACGCAATCCACCCCGGATACGGATTCCTCTCGGAGAACGCTGAGTTCGCCGCCGCGGTGATCGATGCCGGGCTCACGTGGATAGGTCCGCCGGTGGCCGCGGTCGCCGCAATGGGCTCCAAGATCGAGGCGAAGAAGATGATGGCGGCCGCGGGCGTCCCGGTGCTCGAGGAACTCGATCCCGACACCGTCACCGCCGACCAGTTGCCGGTGCTGATCAAGGCCTCTGCCGGTGGCGGCGGCCGCGGGATGCGGGTCGTCGACGAATTGTCCTCGCTGCCCGGTCAAGTGGAGGCCGCACGCCGCGAAGCGCAGTCGGCCTTCGGCGATCCGACCGTGTTCTGCGAGCGCTACCTCGCCACCGGTCATCACGTCGAGGTCCAGGTGATGGCCGACCAGCACGGCACCGTGTGGGCGGTCGGCGAACGCGAATGTTCGATCCAGCGGCGCCATCAGAAGATCATCGAAGAGGCGCCCTCGCCGCTCGTCGAGCGGACGGAAGGAATGCGCGCCAAGCTGTTCGACGCCGCGCGGCTGGCCGCCGAGGCCATCGGATACGCGGGTGCGGGCACCGTCGAGTTCATGGCCGGCCCAGATGGTCCAGGGGCGGGGTCTTTTTATTTCCTCGAGATGAACACCCGACTGCAGGTCGAACATCCCGTCACCGAGGCCACCACGGGGCTGGACCTCGTCGAGTTGCAGCTGCACGTCGCCGACGGCGGACGGCTCGATCCCGAACCGCCACCGTCGCGTGGATCGTCGATCGAGGCACGGCTGTACGCCGAAGACCCGGCGAAGAACTGGCAGCCGCAGGCGGGCACCGTGCACCGGTTCGAGGTACCGCAGACGGTGCGTGTCGACACCGGCATCCAGGACGGCTCGCAGGTGTCGATCTTCTACGACCCGATGCTCGCCAAGGTCATCTCCTACGCACCGACGCGACGCCAAGCCGCGGCCGTCCTCGCCGACGCGCTGAGCCGCACCCGGCTGCACGGCATCAGGACCAATCGCGATTTGTTGGTCAACGTACTGCGGCACCCGGCTTTCCTCGACGGCGCCACCGATACGGCTTTCTTCGACACCCACGGCCTCGACCGGTTATCCGCCCCACTGGGCGACGATCGGGCCGCCGCACTCTCCGCGGTCGCCGCGGCACTTGCCGACGCCGCGCAGAACCGCGACAGCGCAACGGTGTTCGCCGCCACACCGAGCGGCTGGCGCAACCTGGCGTCCGGATTCCAGACCAAGTCCTACGGCGAGGCCGCCGGCACAGAGCACGTGGTGCGCTACCGCTACACCCGCAACGGCGTGCACCTTCCCGACCATGACGGCGTCGGCGTCGTGTCCTGCGCCGCCGATCGCGTCGTGCTGTCCATCGCCGGGGTGGAGCGTGCCTTCGATGTCGCGCGATACGGCGCCGACGTGTACGTCGACTCGTCCCTGGGACCCGTGCACCTGGCGGCGCTACCTCGCTTCGGCGACCCAGACGCCGCTCTAGCGCAGGGGTCGCTGTTGGCGCCCATGCCCGGATCGGTGTTACGCATCGGCGCCGCAGTAGGCGACTCGGTGACCGCCGGACAGCCACTGGTGTGGCTGGAGGCGATGAAGATGGAGCACACCGTGACCTCGCCCGGCGACGGAGTGCTCGCCGAACTCAACGTCGAGGTCGGCCAGCAGGTCGACGTCGGGACCGTACTCGCCCGAGTGGACAACCCCTAA